A genomic stretch from Methanomassiliicoccales archaeon includes:
- a CDS encoding tryptophan--tRNA ligase, with protein MNNEFTVTPWEVTGEIDYDLLLERFGTKRIDDEMLERLSKYGDLHPMLRRGITYSHRDLDWILDKYDAGEKFVLYTGRGPSGNTHIGHLVTWMFTKYLQDVFGAKLYFQMTDDEKFLFNDNLTLEDTRKNAYENALDVIALGFDPAKTKIFLDTEYIRTLYPIALKVAKKVTFSTARAVFGFDHSNNIGSIFYTSIQAAPAFLESELQGKNVPCLIPCGIDQDAHFRVARDAAPLLGYYKPALIHNKMFPSLMGGNKMSSSQPETTIFTTDDAQAVKKKIANAFTGGAVSAAEQRKHGGKPDVCSVFKYEYFLFEPDDEKLNHLYDACKKGEILCGECKKRLTERIVKFLEAHQKKREQAREKLEAFILRDG; from the coding sequence ATGAACAATGAGTTTACTGTAACACCTTGGGAAGTCACTGGTGAAATCGATTACGACCTATTGCTAGAGAGATTCGGAACGAAAAGGATCGACGACGAGATGCTTGAAAGACTCTCAAAATATGGCGATCTGCACCCCATGCTACGCCGGGGTATTACATACTCGCACCGAGATCTTGACTGGATCTTGGACAAATACGATGCTGGTGAAAAATTCGTTCTCTACACCGGTCGTGGCCCTTCTGGAAATACTCATATCGGACATCTTGTCACGTGGATGTTTACCAAGTACCTCCAAGACGTTTTCGGGGCTAAGCTCTATTTTCAAATGACCGACGACGAAAAATTCCTTTTTAACGATAATCTAACGCTTGAAGATACGAGGAAAAACGCCTACGAGAACGCCCTCGATGTCATCGCTTTAGGATTCGATCCAGCGAAGACGAAGATTTTCCTCGACACCGAATACATTCGAACTCTTTATCCAATCGCGCTCAAAGTCGCGAAAAAGGTCACATTTTCGACGGCACGGGCGGTTTTTGGATTTGACCACAGTAACAACATAGGGTCGATTTTCTACACGAGCATCCAGGCGGCACCAGCTTTCTTAGAGTCCGAATTGCAGGGAAAGAATGTACCTTGTTTGATTCCCTGCGGAATTGATCAAGACGCGCATTTCAGGGTCGCGAGGGATGCCGCTCCGCTGCTCGGATATTACAAGCCCGCACTCATTCACAACAAGATGTTCCCGAGCCTCATGGGCGGGAATAAAATGTCATCATCCCAGCCAGAAACCACGATCTTCACGACTGACGATGCGCAGGCTGTAAAGAAGAAAATTGCGAACGCATTTACGGGCGGCGCCGTTTCTGCCGCGGAACAGAGGAAACACGGAGGAAAACCAGACGTTTGTTCTGTGTTCAAATATGAATACTTTCTTTTCGAACCTGATGATGAGAAGCTGAATCACCTCTACGACGCGTGTAAGAAGGGCGAAATCCTTTGCGGCGAATGCAAGAAACGGTTGACAGAGAGAATTGTCAAATTCCTCGAAGCACACCAAAAGAAACGGGAGCAGGCGCGAGAGAAACTCGAGGCGTTCATATTAAGGGATGGATGA
- the tsaA gene encoding tRNA (N6-threonylcarbamoyladenosine(37)-N6)-methyltransferase TrmO: MMEIKPIGYVKNDAEKDVDFDELISRVEVLPDYVDGLYRIEECDELEIIFYFHKSNSYKLRVHPHHDPTQPEVGVFSSRSPNRPNFLGLTRVKLLRRDGNVLFVKGLDAFNGTPVIDIKPVTRRDQRK; the protein is encoded by the coding sequence ATGATGGAAATCAAACCAATTGGCTACGTGAAAAATGATGCAGAGAAGGACGTTGATTTCGATGAGCTGATTTCAAGAGTTGAAGTCCTTCCGGACTATGTAGATGGACTTTACAGGATTGAAGAATGCGATGAACTTGAGATCATCTTTTATTTTCACAAATCCAACTCGTATAAATTAAGGGTGCACCCCCACCACGACCCGACACAGCCTGAGGTGGGTGTCTTTTCATCGAGGAGCCCAAACAGGCCAAATTTTCTTGGTCTCACGAGGGTCAAATTATTGAGGCGTGATGGGAACGTTCTATTCGTTAAGGGGCTGGATGCGTTTAATGGAACACCAGTCATCGATATCAAACCAGTCACAAGGCGAGATCAGAGAAAGTAG
- a CDS encoding phenylalanine--tRNA ligase subunit alpha yields MEIPEIIESLSPNEKRVLIALKDLGGIGTPEDVMKRGNFRQLVEVMNAASWLQSKELVRIEESAKKVYSLKDQKIIEEGLPERRALNAIHSRGGMIDAHDLEGVLNKEEIPIAIGWLKRKGLVDIKKDSSRTLLELTNQGRKVVSSEMEDEKILKLLGEREVLEGEADKKIIERLKSRQNLINERLVVRRKLILTELGSKIASQKLEAREEVGQITPDLIQTGRWRDVTLRKYDIRTYAPSAYPGKKHPITRMASEVRRIFVQMGFKEIDDEYVQAAFWNMDALFTPQDHPARDLQDTFYLKNPAKIPLEDEELVKKVKEMHETGGWTGSTGWRYRWRREEAEKALLRTHTTVATIRYLAKNPNPPIKVFSISRIFRNEAIDATHLPEFMQIEGIVVEEGANFDMLCGILKEFYRQMGFKKLRFRPGYFPYTEPSLEVEVFHNGKWMELGGAGIFRPEVTAPFGVKHNVLAWGLGFERIAMLRWNLTDIRELYISDIDLLRKSPIF; encoded by the coding sequence ATGGAGATTCCAGAGATCATCGAAAGCCTCAGCCCCAACGAAAAACGAGTTCTCATCGCACTGAAGGATCTCGGTGGAATTGGGACTCCTGAGGATGTAATGAAAAGGGGAAATTTCAGGCAGCTTGTCGAGGTCATGAATGCTGCTTCCTGGCTTCAGTCAAAAGAGCTCGTACGCATCGAAGAGAGCGCAAAGAAGGTTTATTCATTAAAGGACCAAAAGATTATTGAAGAGGGATTGCCTGAACGGAGGGCACTCAATGCAATTCATTCTCGTGGCGGGATGATCGACGCCCATGATCTCGAAGGAGTTCTTAATAAAGAAGAAATTCCCATTGCTATAGGATGGCTCAAGAGAAAAGGGCTTGTGGATATCAAGAAAGACAGTTCAAGAACGTTACTGGAGCTTACGAACCAGGGTAGAAAGGTAGTATCCTCAGAGATGGAAGACGAAAAAATTCTCAAGCTGCTTGGGGAAAGAGAGGTCCTTGAGGGCGAAGCGGATAAGAAGATTATTGAACGATTGAAGTCTCGCCAGAACTTGATCAACGAGAGACTCGTGGTAAGGAGAAAGCTGATTTTGACGGAACTAGGATCGAAAATTGCTTCACAGAAGCTCGAGGCGAGAGAGGAAGTCGGTCAGATTACACCAGATCTTATACAAACCGGACGGTGGCGGGACGTCACACTGAGGAAGTACGACATCAGAACTTATGCACCCTCCGCGTATCCAGGAAAGAAGCATCCCATTACGAGAATGGCTTCGGAGGTGCGGAGAATCTTTGTTCAGATGGGATTTAAGGAAATCGATGATGAGTACGTTCAGGCGGCGTTCTGGAACATGGATGCGCTTTTCACACCACAGGATCACCCAGCGAGAGATCTTCAGGACACTTTCTATCTGAAAAATCCTGCGAAGATTCCGCTAGAGGACGAGGAACTCGTTAAAAAAGTCAAAGAAATGCATGAAACAGGAGGCTGGACTGGTTCGACTGGTTGGCGATATAGGTGGAGAAGAGAGGAGGCAGAAAAGGCGCTGCTACGAACGCATACAACAGTTGCGACAATCCGTTATCTTGCAAAGAATCCTAACCCGCCAATCAAAGTTTTCTCGATCTCAAGGATTTTTCGTAATGAGGCGATCGACGCAACGCACTTGCCAGAGTTCATGCAAATCGAGGGCATTGTCGTTGAAGAGGGGGCAAACTTCGACATGCTCTGTGGCATTTTAAAAGAATTTTACCGACAGATGGGGTTCAAAAAACTAAGATTCCGACCAGGTTATTTCCCATACACTGAGCCATCGCTCGAAGTCGAGGTTTTTCACAATGGAAAATGGATGGAGCTCGGCGGTGCGGGAATTTTCAGACCCGAAGTGACGGCACCGTTCGGCGTGAAACACAATGTGCTGGCGTGGGG